In one Pelecanus crispus isolate bPelCri1 chromosome 12, bPelCri1.pri, whole genome shotgun sequence genomic region, the following are encoded:
- the LOC104037070 gene encoding apoptosis-inducing factor 3-like — translation MADDDTVTAEVCKEADFGDGELGEVMVAGYPVLLVRNKKEFNALGSKCPHYGAPLSKGVFKGERLRCPWHGACFNIKTGDIEEYPSLDCLPCFKVTVEDGKVFVTAKKKDLESSLRVKDTSKRCLLNRNTMLLLGGGVAALVCAETLRQEGFTGRIIMATKEKHVPYDKSKLSKKMNLKAEDLYLRKSEFLDACDIELWTEKEAVSVDFQKQKVHFMDGCSQKYNQLLIATGSHSNSLKVPGADLQNVCILQTPEDSRKILELATGNNLVIIGASFIGMEIAAFLSDKAGAISVVEKNEFPFQNALGPQVGGVAMKMLQNKGVKFYMKTEVCELKGKDGKVTEAVLASGEKLPADVVVVGIGVFPNSAFLKGTSISRDDSGAILVDLRMQTNIPNVFAAGDVVSFPVALLNGDQSSIHHQQVAEAHGHIAALNMLKKDKELHTVPFFWTTMLGKSIRYAGCGKGYTDTVVKGSLEQQKFLIFYIKDGFVTAAASLNSDPMVSLIAEVLYSGKQISKEEAEACDICNIPSPAET, via the exons ATGGCCGACGATGACACCGTAACCGCCGAGGTCTGCAAGGAGGCTGACTTTGGGGATGGAGA gctgggggaggtGATGGTGGCCGGCTACCCAGTGCTGCTGGTGAGGAACAAGAAAGAGTTCAATGCCCTGGGCAGCAAGTGCCCCCACTATGGTGCCCCGCTCAGCAAAG GTGTCTTCAAAGGGGAGAGGCTGCGCTGCCCCTGGCACGGTGCCTGCTTTAACATCAAAACTGGAGACATCGAGGAGTACCCTTCTCTGGACTGCCTTCCCTGCTTTAAG GTAACAGTGGAAGATGGAAAGGTGTTTGTTACAGCAAAAAAGAAG GATCTTGAAAGCAGCCTGAGGGTGAAAGACACAAGCAAGCGATGCCTTCTCAACCGGAACACGATGCTGCTTCTAGGGGGAG GTGTGGCTGCCCTGGTGTGTGCAGAGACACTTCGCCAAGAGGGCTTTACTGGCAGGATCATCATGGCCACCAAAGAGAAACATGTTCCATATGACAAGTCCAAACTGAGCAAG aaaatGAACTTGAAAGCTGAGGACTTGTACCTGAGGAAATCTGAATTCCTCGATGCTTGTGACATAGAGCTCTGGACAGAGAAAGAG GCAGTGTCGGTGGATTTCCAGAAACAGAAGGTCCACTTCATGGACGGGTGCTCTCAGAAGTACAACCAGCTGCTCATTGCAACAGGCAGCCA CTCCAACTCCCTCAAAGTCCCAGGTGCAGACCTGCAGAACGTGTGCATTCTCCAAACCCCAGAAGACTCTAGAAAGATCTTAGAGCTGGCAACTGGGAACAATCTGGTGATCATAGGAGCTTCATTCATAG GAATGGAGATAGCTGCCTTCCTCTCAGACAAGGCTGGTGCCATCTCagtggtggaaaaaaatgagttcCCTTTCCAGAATGCACTGGGTCCTCAGGTTGGAGGTGTCGCCATGAAG atGCTGCAAAATAAAGGGGTGAAGTTTTacatgaaaacagaagtctGTGAGCTGAAAGGAAAGGATGGGAAG GTCACAGAGGCTGTTCTTGCCAGTGGAGAGAAACTACCTGCAGATGTGGTAGTGGTGGGAATAG gGGTCTTCCCCaactcagcatttctgaagggCACTTCCATCAGCAGAGATGACAGTGGTGCCATCCTGGTGGATCTG CGCATGCAAACCAACATCCCAAATGTCTTCGCTGCGGGGGATGTGGTCTCCTTTCCTGTAGCGCTGCTCAACGGGGACCAGTCCAGCATCCATCACCAACAGGTGGCCGAGGCCCATG GTCACATTGCTGCATTGAATATGCTGAAGAAAGACAAGGAGTTGCACACTGTCCCCTTCTTCTGGACCACGATGCTTGGGAAAAGCATCCGCTATGCAG GCTGCGGGAAGGGATACACGGACACTGTTGTGAAGGGCAGCCTGGAGCAACAGAAGTTCCTGATCTTTTACATCAA GGACGGTTTCGTGACTGCAGCTGCCAGCCTGAACAGTGACCCCATGGTGTCTCTGATTGCAGAAGTTTTATactcaggaaaacaaatctctAAAGAAGAAGCAGA GGCCTGCGACATCTGCAATATACCCTCACCGGCAGAAACCTAA
- the TLCD2 gene encoding TLC domain-containing protein 2, with product MPMAFSPGLLVVAGSFAAFRLLNRGLERLVPPPPSARRNRWKWRNIWTSLAHSVLSGGGALAGFCLHPELSEDLVGTHPPGAHSLVAVSVGYFLEDFVDMLCNQKFHQSWELLFHHSVVIICFGIAVLLHQYVGFALVALLVEINSIFLHLRQILLMANLVHTTCYRLNSIINLGTYVVFRIATLAWMTRWLFLNRENVPLATYAVGTVGMAIMTPMNIILFYRLLRSDFFRSSRDVQQEKEQ from the exons ATGCCTATGGCTTTCAGCCCggggctgctggtggtggcCGGTTCCTTCGCCGCCTTCCGCCTGCTGAACcgggggctggagcggctggtgccgccgccgccctcggCCCGGCGGAACCGCTGGAAGTGGCGCAACATCTGGACGTCGCTGGCGCACAGCGTGctcagcggcggcggggcgctggCCGG GTTCTGCCTCCACCCTGAGCTGTCCGAGGACCTGGTGGGCACGCACCCGCCTGGGGCACACAGCCTGGTCGCCGTGTCCGTAG GTTATTTCCTTGAAGACTTCGTGGACATGTTGTGCAATCAGAAATTTCACCAGTCCTGGGAGCTGCTCTTCCATCACTCTGTG gtGATTATCTGCTTTGGGATTGCAGTGCTGCTCCATCAATACGTTGGGTTTGCCCTTGTGGCTTTACTGGTGGAGATTAACTCCATCTTCCTCCACCTGCGGCAGATCCTGCTCATGGCCAACCTGGTGCACACCACGTGCTACCGCCTCAACAGCATCATCAACCTGGGCACCTACGTGGTGTTTCGCATCGCCACGCTGGCCTGGATGACCCGCTGGCTCTTCCTCAACCGGGAGAATGTGCCCTTGGCAACGTATGCTGTAGGCACGGTGGGCATGGCAATCATGACGCCCATGAATATCATCCTATTCTACCGCCTGCTGCGTAGTGACTTCTTCAGGTCCAGCCGGGACgtgcagcaggagaaggagcaaTAG